A region from the Leishmania panamensis strain MHOM/PA/94/PSC-1 chromosome 20 sequence genome encodes:
- a CDS encoding ubiquitin-conjugating enzyme, putative (TriTrypDB/GeneDB-style sysID: LpmP.20.1120~partially sequenced multicopy gene): TYDILFTLPQQDYPFKPPVVRVLTHIFNPMIAENGAVCEGLLQNDDWKPTTPVMDVVARVVKAIFLEYRTYAVLNEKAAGIMSTTTPEEFQKHVQRMRASDSCT; encoded by the coding sequence ACGTACGATATCTTGTTCACCCTCCCCCAGCAAGATTACCCGTTCAAGCCGCCAGTGGTGCGCGTTCTTACCCACATCTTCAACCCCATGATAGCAGAAAACGGCGCCGTATGCGAGGGTCTCCTGCAAAACGATGACTGGAAGCCAACCACACCTGTCATGGATGTTGTAGCTCGTGTTGTGAAGGCGATCTTCCTCGAGTACAGAACTTACGCAGTGCTGAATGAGAAGGCAGCCGGGATAATGTCCACCACAACGCCTGAGGAATTCCAGAAGCACGTGCAGCGCATGCGCGCCAGCGATTCATGCACGTGA